The following are encoded together in the Cytophagia bacterium CHB2 genome:
- the rsmB gene encoding 16S rRNA (cytosine(967)-C(5))-methyltransferase RsmB, with the protein MNKLPMPDAITPKPSAGSRRLTARGLVCKILTEAETGQAYLDQILEKHLSRTRLPERDKALVTAIANGVTRRRSRLDAELMRHFRRNFDGARPLLKNILRSALFQLRYLDRVPSYAVVNEAVSLARTQFGEGLARLCNAVLRSALREPYDWPAPERLLAAGDFQRLAQALSYPEWLLRRWHELYGSAEMLALADAFNQIPELTIRLTRPELHHETVLAELAAANVQGRAIDGLPHFYHVPSQHHIAALESFKAGAFTMQDASAGLVAHLAAPAPGETIIDLCAAPGGKALHLAELAPNARVIAVDQSPNRLRLVQEAAQRLHCEIELIAADARTFSGPAADLVLVDAPCSGLGVLGKRSDLRWRRRPEDIPQLVALQKEILQNAATLLKPGGRLIYSTCTTEPAENQGVATWFLEQYPNFNLQPAQQFIPARFCDAAGFVATFPHRHGVDGSFAAHLKKLS; encoded by the coding sequence TTGAATAAATTGCCCATGCCGGATGCGATCACACCCAAGCCCTCTGCAGGAAGCCGCCGTTTAACCGCGCGGGGCCTGGTTTGTAAAATTCTAACAGAGGCCGAAACCGGCCAGGCTTATCTTGATCAGATTTTGGAAAAACATTTGTCGCGCACGCGCCTGCCGGAACGGGACAAAGCCTTGGTCACCGCGATTGCCAACGGCGTGACGCGCCGGCGCAGCCGTCTTGACGCGGAGTTGATGCGGCATTTTCGGAGAAATTTTGATGGCGCGCGGCCTTTGCTTAAAAATATCCTGCGCAGCGCCTTGTTTCAACTTCGCTATCTCGACCGTGTTCCATCTTATGCCGTGGTGAATGAAGCGGTCAGCCTGGCGCGCACGCAGTTTGGCGAGGGGCTGGCGCGGCTTTGTAATGCCGTGTTGCGCAGCGCTCTGCGCGAGCCGTATGACTGGCCCGCGCCTGAACGCTTGCTTGCTGCAGGTGATTTTCAGCGATTGGCGCAGGCATTGAGTTATCCGGAATGGCTTCTGCGGCGGTGGCACGAATTATACGGCAGCGCCGAGATGCTGGCATTGGCTGACGCGTTCAATCAAATTCCGGAGTTGACAATTCGCCTCACACGGCCGGAGTTGCATCACGAAACCGTGTTGGCGGAATTAGCCGCCGCCAACGTGCAAGGGCGAGCGATTGACGGGCTGCCACATTTTTATCACGTGCCGTCGCAGCACCACATTGCCGCGCTGGAGTCATTCAAGGCCGGCGCTTTTACGATGCAAGATGCCAGCGCCGGCTTGGTGGCGCATCTTGCAGCGCCCGCGCCGGGAGAAACGATCATCGATTTATGCGCTGCGCCGGGTGGCAAGGCGTTGCATCTCGCGGAGCTTGCGCCGAACGCCAGAGTCATCGCGGTTGATCAAAGCCCCAACCGTTTGCGCCTTGTGCAAGAGGCGGCGCAACGCTTGCATTGCGAGATTGAGTTGATCGCCGCGGACGCGCGCACGTTCAGCGGCCCGGCGGCTGATCTCGTGCTGGTGGACGCACCGTGTTCCGGGCTGGGCGTGCTCGGCAAGCGCAGCGATTTGCGCTGGCGTCGACGGCCGGAGGATATTCCCCAACTGGTGGCGCTGCAAAAAGAAATCTTGCAAAACGCGGCAACCCTCCTCAAACCTGGCGGCCGTCTGATTTACAGCACATGTACGACGGAACCGGCGGAGAATCAAGGCGTGGCCACCTGGTTTTTGGAGCAGTATCCAAATTTTAACCTGCAACCAGCACAACAATTCATTCCCGCACGTTTTTGCGATGCTGCCGGATTTGTGGCAACGTTTCCTCATCGTCACGGCGTTGATGGCAGCTTTGCGGCACATTTGAAGAAATTGAGTTGA
- the yajC gene encoding preprotein translocase subunit YajC, which yields MVPLVLLLQTTAPAGSRNPMLDMGLMFGLMLLVMYFLMIRPQMKLKKQHQQMLNSLQKGDQVLTNSGIYGKIVGIKEKEQVIVLQIAKNVDIEIARGHIGRKIEKTEKTES from the coding sequence ATGGTCCCGTTGGTTCTTTTATTGCAAACCACTGCCCCGGCCGGCAGCCGCAATCCGATGCTGGATATGGGGCTGATGTTCGGCTTGATGTTGCTGGTAATGTATTTCTTGATGATCCGGCCGCAAATGAAGCTCAAGAAACAACATCAACAAATGTTGAACAGCCTGCAAAAAGGCGATCAAGTGCTCACGAACAGCGGCATCTACGGCAAAATCGTCGGCATCAAAGAGAAAGAACAAGTTATTGTGTTGCAGATTGCCAAAAACGTCGATATTGAAATCGCGCGCGGCCACATTGGCCGCAAAATCGAGAAAACGGAAAAAACGGAGTCTTGA
- the def gene encoding peptide deformylase has protein sequence MAVVPIRKYGDPILRQKARPQTAFDEALRALAADMIETMQAAGGIGLAANQVGLPHALCVVEVSLIEEGAAPRAFVNPEIVQTSSELVTMEEGCLSIPDINEDVERNVRIRVRFHDLEGNLHEEEFEGVYARVLQHEIDHLNGIFFVDRLSALKRRLLKKKLQALADETRMEMVSQRGAVGKAV, from the coding sequence ATGGCGGTTGTGCCGATACGAAAATATGGCGACCCAATTCTGCGCCAAAAGGCCAGGCCGCAAACCGCGTTTGATGAGGCCTTGCGCGCGCTTGCTGCCGATATGATCGAAACCATGCAAGCCGCCGGCGGCATTGGTTTGGCCGCCAATCAAGTTGGCCTGCCGCACGCACTGTGTGTGGTGGAGGTTAGTTTGATTGAAGAGGGCGCCGCACCTCGGGCTTTTGTCAATCCCGAAATCGTGCAAACTTCCAGCGAACTGGTCACAATGGAAGAGGGCTGCCTCAGCATTCCTGATATCAATGAAGACGTGGAGCGCAATGTGCGCATCCGGGTTCGGTTTCATGATTTGGAAGGCAATCTGCATGAAGAAGAATTCGAAGGCGTGTATGCGCGCGTGCTGCAGCACGAAATCGACCATCTCAACGGGATTTTTTTTGTCGATCGTTTGAGCGCTTTGAAGAGAAGGCTATTGAAAAAAAAGCTGCAAGCATTGGCGGATGAGACGCGAATGGAGATGGTATCCCAACGAGGGGCGGTAGGCAAAGCCGTCTGA
- a CDS encoding methionyl-tRNA formyltransferase, with protein MQNLKVVFMGTPDFAVPPLQKMLECGVQVVAVVTGADKPAGRGLQLASSAVKKIAQQHGLKILQPEKLNDPDFVQSLQALNANAFIVVAFRILPREVFTIPAHGTINIHASLLPKYRGAAPIQWAIINGESETGVTTFLITDKVDTGNILLQARTPIGPDETLGELHDRLSHLGAELLLTTLEQIQHGGLRPQPQQGAVTLAPKITNAVAEIDWRKPAREIRNLIRGLNPAPGAFTYWQGKMLKIFRARAIETEDGNLAPGVIHRVEAKPGNLFVGTGKGLLALEELQLPGKRIVNVSNFLQGHKISVMEQLGR; from the coding sequence CTGCAAAATCTAAAAGTTGTTTTCATGGGCACGCCTGATTTTGCCGTGCCGCCATTGCAAAAAATGCTCGAATGCGGCGTGCAGGTGGTAGCAGTGGTCACGGGCGCGGATAAGCCGGCGGGCCGCGGCCTGCAATTGGCATCGAGCGCAGTCAAGAAAATCGCGCAGCAACACGGCCTGAAGATTTTGCAGCCTGAAAAGTTGAATGATCCGGATTTTGTGCAGAGTTTGCAAGCGCTGAACGCGAATGCTTTCATCGTCGTGGCATTCCGCATTCTGCCGCGGGAAGTGTTTACCATTCCCGCGCACGGAACGATCAACATTCACGCCTCGCTGTTGCCGAAATACCGCGGCGCAGCGCCCATTCAGTGGGCAATTATCAACGGCGAAAGTGAAACCGGCGTCACAACTTTTTTGATTACGGATAAAGTTGACACCGGCAATATATTGCTGCAGGCGCGTACGCCCATTGGCCCGGATGAAACTCTCGGCGAGTTGCACGATCGGTTATCCCATCTCGGCGCGGAATTGTTGCTCACCACGCTGGAGCAAATACAACACGGCGGATTACGGCCGCAGCCGCAACAGGGCGCAGTAACGCTGGCGCCCAAAATCACAAACGCCGTTGCTGAAATCGACTGGCGCAAGCCGGCGCGCGAGATACGCAATCTCATTCGCGGCTTGAACCCGGCGCCGGGCGCATTCACGTATTGGCAAGGCAAAATGCTCAAAATTTTTCGAGCGCGTGCAATCGAAACCGAAGACGGCAACCTCGCGCCGGGCGTGATCCATCGCGTCGAGGCGAAGCCCGGCAACCTCTTCGTGGGCACGGGCAAGGGTTTGCTCGCTCTCGAGGAGTTACAATTGCCGGGCAAGCGTATCGTCAACGTTTCAAACTTTTTACAAGGACATAAAATTTCAGTGATGGAACAACTAGGGCGTTAA
- a CDS encoding PASTA domain-containing protein, which produces MANTQFSNGSSLSAWRRFLIGVMNNRFLRLLGSVIAVFLALGLAMDWIFMPLYTRHGQEVEIPDITKMRYEDAKSALENAGFAIVKEEERFSDEFPFGIVLEQSPAPFAKVKYGRRVHVVTSRGEKRIQVPDLIGRSQREAELLLNQARLVLGAVGYDYSNIHPEGAVSWQSVPPRAEVALNTKVNITLSVGAEPEVFVVPELEGRTLTDALLKIKQAGLRIGQLTYTIVPDLLPETVIRQSLPSNTNVIKGATIDLEISTLPERND; this is translated from the coding sequence ATGGCAAATACACAATTTTCAAACGGTTCCTCTTTGAGTGCTTGGCGACGCTTTCTGATCGGCGTGATGAATAACAGATTTCTGCGCCTGCTCGGCAGCGTGATCGCCGTTTTCCTGGCCCTGGGATTGGCAATGGATTGGATTTTCATGCCGCTTTACACACGCCACGGGCAGGAAGTCGAGATTCCCGACATCACCAAGATGCGCTATGAAGACGCCAAAAGCGCGCTCGAAAATGCCGGCTTTGCCATCGTCAAAGAAGAAGAACGCTTCAGCGACGAGTTCCCTTTCGGCATCGTGCTGGAACAAAGCCCGGCGCCGTTTGCCAAAGTCAAATACGGCCGCCGCGTGCATGTGGTGACCAGTCGCGGCGAGAAGCGCATTCAAGTGCCGGATTTGATCGGCCGCTCGCAGCGCGAGGCGGAATTGTTGTTGAATCAGGCGCGGTTGGTGCTGGGTGCGGTGGGATATGACTACTCCAATATTCATCCGGAAGGCGCGGTAAGCTGGCAATCCGTGCCGCCGCGCGCCGAGGTTGCTCTGAATACCAAAGTGAATATCACGTTGAGCGTCGGCGCCGAACCGGAGGTATTCGTTGTGCCGGAACTCGAAGGCCGGACGTTGACTGACGCACTGCTCAAAATCAAGCAAGCGGGCTTGCGCATCGGCCAACTGACGTACACCATTGTGCCGGATTTACTGCCCGAAACCGTGATCCGGCAATCCCTGCCTTCCAACACGAATGTCATCAAGGGCGCAACGATTGATTTGGAAATCAGTACGCTGCCGGAGAGGAATGACTGA